The Sphingomonas sp. G-3-2-10 DNA window CACGCGCACCTTGCCCTCTGCCACGGTGCGATCGACCCGCGCCCGGCTGAGCAATTTCGCGCAGAAGCGGCTGTGCGCGATCAGATGATAGGCGAGGAAGCCCAGCGCCCCGATCGCCCACACGCCGAGCAGCAGCATGAAGATCGTGGGACCGTTCTCGACCGCGACGGGCGGCACCACCGCGAAATTCGCATGGCTGCCCGCAATCTCGATCGTGCCCTGCGCCACGGCGCTATGCGCCAGCTCGACGGGCATCGTATCGGCGTTGAGCACGCCCATCGCCACGCCGGGGCCATCCACCGCCTCGCGGGTCAACGGCTCGAGGAAGCTGGTCAATTGCCATTCGCCCTCCAGCGGCGGCAACGCCAGCCGGATCACCGGCAACAGCCACAGCGCATAGGCCATGGTCGGCCCGAACGCCCGGCGGACGGGTCCCCGGAGCAGCAGCACCAGCACCATCAGCAAGGTGGTGGCGACGAAGGTTTCGAAGACCCAGCTCATGATTCCAGGGGCCATCATGACTTGAGATCCTTCAGCAGCGCCTCGATCTCAGCAATATCCTGATCGGTGATCTCGTCACGCTCGGCGAGATGCGCGACCAGCGGGGTCAGCTTGCCGCCGAACAGCCGGTCCATCAGCTTGCGCGATTCGCCCGCGACATAGTCGGCGCGCTCGACCAGCGGGCGGTACAGATAGCGCCGCCCCTCTTCCTGATGCGCGATCACGTCCTTGGCGAGCAGCCGGCCCAGCAGGGTCTTGACCGTGTTGGCGCTCCAGCCGCGTTCGGCGGGCACGCGTTCGGCCACTTCCTGCGCAGTGAGCGGGGACTTGTCCCACAACACTTCCATCACGGCATGTTCCGCGTCGCTGATCCGTTCGGTCATTTCGCCCTCTTAATGACTACGTCTGTAATCGTTGATTACATCTGTAATCGCAAGCGTGAATGCTGGCTGAACGAAATCTGTCAGCCGTTCAGGACTGGGCATTTGTGGCGGGTGGAGCCTGAAATGTCGGACGGCTTTACAACCTTCATCATGCCGCAAGTGACGTTAACCATCGTAACCCGCGGTACTCCGCCACTGGCCACAACTGGCACGCCTTCTGCAGAGTATAAGGCACCCCGAGCGTTCAGCGCTTCATTCAGGGCGGGTCGACCAGCTTCAACGGTCTCGCGTCGACCCGCCCGCCCCGGGCTTCCCCCTCTCCCCTTCCGCAAATCGTACCTGCTGGTGTACGCAGGTTCGGATCATGGTGGGGGCAAGCAATGACCGATCTTCCCGCGACTCAGCCGCAGGCCGGCCCGCCGCTCGCGCCGGGCAAGGGCCTTGCGGCGTCGGCAAAGGCCGGCGCGCTCAGGATGCTGGGCAAGGCGAAGATCGAAGCGGGCGAGGCAATCGAAGCGGTCGGCGTGTCGGTCCAACGGCTGCACATGCGCATCCTGCTGATCGTCGCGGGGCTGTTGCTGATGCTGTTCCTCGGCGCACTGTTCCGCAGCTGGGGCCTGCTCTGGGTCAACTACATCCTGATCGCCCTGTTCGGGCTGGGCGCGATCTACGCCTTTCTCCAGCCGGTGCATGTCGCGGGGATGCTCGCAGTGGGCGGGGGCGTCGCGGTGATCCGCGACATGGGAGCCGCGGGCAATGCCCTGCTTGGCTATGCGAAGATCCTCGGGCGGATATTTCTGGCCTTCCTGATCCCGCTGCTGCTGTTCGCGCTGGCGCCGGGGGACCGCTCACTGGGATCGTCACTGCCCTTCATCGTGCTGGCGCCGGTAGTGGTGCTGGCGATGTGGCTGTTCGGGCGGCTGGCCCCCAGGGTCGAGACGTTCGTGTTCATCGCCCTGCCCCTGCTCGCGCTGACGATCGCGGTGAGCAACATGCTGATCCCCGAACGGATGCTCGCCGCGCTGGGCATCCCCGCATGGCTGCGCACCGGACGGCCGCAGGACGAGGAACTCGCCCGGCTCGAAACGCTGATGGAGAAGCGCCGCAACGAAGCCCAGGCCGCGCAACTTCGCGAGATTCGCGGCAAGCTGGAACGGAACGAACCGCTGACCGACGCCGATCTCGCGGTGGTGGCGCAGGCGCAGAAGGATCGCGTGACGCTGACCGGCTGGTTCGGCGACCGCTACAAGGATGTCGAGGCGCGGGTCGCGAAATGGAGTGAAGCCAAGGCCGCACCCAAGCCCGCGATTCCCGCCGGCGGCACGCTGAGCGTGCCATCGAAGGGCTGGTCCGCGACGGTCGCGATACCGGCCGGGCTCACGCTGTGCATGCCCGCGACCCACCGGGTGCAGTGTCACCCCGCGGGCAAGGATGCGGGACTATGGCATGAAGGCGCTGCCCGCTGCACGGGGACGGCGATCGACGGCAAACGCTTCCGCGCGCGCCGCGGCACCCAGTCGCTGCGCTACAGCTACGTCCCCGCCGGAAGCACCTGTCCGGCGACATAGTGCCCCGCGCGGACGCGGCGGGCGGCACGTCGCATCGCCGCGGGATAGATGCGGTCGAACAATTGCGAGAAGGTCCGCTGCCAGCAATAGTCGCGCGTCGCCGCTTCGCGTGCCCGCGCGCCCATCGCATTATGATCGCCACGCCACAGCGTCGCGACATTCGCCGCCATTGCGGCGGCGTCGCCCGGCGGTCCGAGCAGCCCCAGCCCGGAGGGAACGCGATCGGGCATCGCGCCGCCGGCGACGCCCACCACCGGCAACCCGCAGGCCTGCGCCTCGATCACCGAGATGCCGAACGTCTCGTCGGCCATGCCCGAGACGTAGATGTCCGACGACGCCAGCGCCCGCGCCAGCCCCGCGCGGTCCTGCACGAAGCCGGGGAACACGACCGGCAGGCCTCGGCTTTCCTCGATCAGCTTCGCGCGCAGCTTGCCGTCGCCCACCATAACCATCGACGCGCCAAGCTCGCGCGGCAGGCGGCGGAACATCGCGAGCAACAGGTCGGCGCGCTTCTCGTTGTCGATCCGTCCGGCATAGATCAGCAGCGGCCCGGTCTCGGGCAACCCAAGTGACGCCCGGTAACCGGGATCGCGCGCTTCGGGCGTGAACACCGCGGCATCCACACCGAGCGGCAACCGGCTGGTGCGGTCGATCCCCAGCGCCGCCAGGCGCGCACGGGCATCGTCGCTCAGCGTGTAAACCCAGTCGAACTCGCGGTAGAGCCGCGCCGCGTAGCGATAGGCCAGGTCGCGCAGCAGCCGCGCCGGGGTCTCACCGAATAGTTCGGCGCCGACGCGATAGACATGGGCATTGGGAAAATCGGTGCGGTATCCCGCGACCAGCGCGGTCTGCGGGAAGTAGCGGCGATGATGCACCGCGCTCCAGGGCAGCAGCCACGGACACAGCGATTCGATCACGTCGGGCCGGAATCGCGCCAGCAGCGCGCGGACCTTGCCGGTGCGCAGGATGAACCGGTAATCGGGGCTGCCCGGCACCTGCCCAGCGCGAACCTGAGCGAAGATGTGCCGGCCCCGCTCGATCACCCGGTCCTCGGGACCCGGCACGATCTGCAGCAGACGGTGCGGCGTGGACCGGAGCACATAATCGCGCTTTTCACGCAAATAGGTGCTGATCCCGCCGCCCGCACTGGACGAATAGCTCTGCGTCAGATCGCAGATCAGCAATGAACGATGCGCCCGGAACGCGGCGCTGCTTTCGATACTCAAACCCGTCCCGACTCCGTGACGTTATGCCGATTGCACAACGCCCTTGTCGGTGAATAGCTGCGACAGCTCGCCGGATTCGTACATTTCCATCATGATGTCCGATCCGCCGACGAACTCCCCCTTCACATAGAGCTGGGGGATGGTCGGCCAGTCCGAAAACGCCTTGATGCCCTGGCGGACGCCCTGATCCTGCAGCACGTCGACGCTTTCGAATTCGACGCCGAGATGATTGAGGATCGAGATGGCGCGGTTCGAAAAGCCGCACTGGGGAAACAGCGGGCTGCCCTTCATGAACAGCAACACGTCGTTCGAATCGACGAGCTCCTGGATGCGGGCCTGCGTGTCGTCGCTCATTTGTCTTACTCCTCGGCCGGCGCTTCGGTGGTGAGCTGGAGAGCGTGGAGCACGCCGCCCATGCGCCCGCCCAGCGCCGCATATACTGCCTGATGCTGCCGTACGCGCGGCATCCCCTTGAACATGGGAGCGACGACGCGTGCCGCATAATGATCGCCATCGCCGGCAAGGTCGGTGATCTCGACGCGGGCATCGGGGATGCCCGCGCGGATCAGATCCTCGATCTCGGCCGCGGCCATCGGCATGTTACTTGGCTTCCATCAGCTGGCGGCGGGCTTCGACGGTCTGCTCGTCGAGCGCGCGGCGCACGGCGGCGTCATCGGTCTCGACGCCGGCCGCGAGCAGATCGCCCAGCAGCTTGCGGATCACGTCTTCGTCGCCGGCTTCCTCGAAGTCGGCCTGCACCACAGCCTTGGCATAGGCGTCGGTCTCTTCCGGGGTCAGGCCCATCTGCGCCGCGGCCCACTGGCCGACCAGACGGTTGCGGCGCGCGGTGATGCGGAACGCCATGTCCTCGTCCCGGGCGTACTTCGCCTCGAATGCCTTTTCGCGATCGTCGAAACTGGTCATGACTACCCCTGAGCGTTGGTTTGGCCCGAGATAGGAGGGCGATGCCGGTAGGGCAACCTCTCAGACGGTCAGAGTCCGCACTAGTCCGCCACCTTCACCACCAGCTTTCCGATCGCGTCGCGCGCGGCCATCTTCGCGATCGCCTTGCCGCCATCGGCCAGGGCGAACACCTCGGTCACGCTCGGCGCGATCCTGCCCTCGCTCCACAGGCGGAAAAGGTGATCGACATGCGCCTGATTGGCCTTCGGATCCCGCGCCGCGAACGCGCCCCAGAACACGCCGCACACATCGCAGCTCTTCAGCAGCGTCAGGTTGAGCGGCAGTTTCGGGATGCCCGCCGGGAAGCCGACGACCAGATAGCGCCCTTCCCAGGCGATCGACCGCAGCGCAGGCTCGGCATAGTCGCCGCCGACCGGATCGTAGATCACATCCGCGCCCGCCGGGCCGACCGCTGCCTTGAACTGTTCGGCCAGCGCCTTGCTCTGATCCCTGTCGAACGGTGCGCGCGGATAGACGATCGTCACGTCCGCGCCGGCCGCCTTCGCCGCTTCGGCCTTGGCTTGCGACGAGACCGCCGCGACCACCCGGGCGCCGAACGCCTTGCCCAGCTCGATCGCCGCCAGCCCGACGCCGCCCGCCGCGCCGAGGATCAGCAGCGTATGGCCTTCCTTCAGATGCCCGCGATCGACCAGCGCGTGGATCGTCGTGGCATAGGTCAGCAGCAGCGCCGCGCCTTCCTCGAAGCTGCGACCCTCGGGCAGGCGGAACAGGCGCATCGCCTCGATCGCGATCTTGCCGACCAGCCCGCCATGCCCAGTCACCGCGACCACCCGGTCGCCGACGGCCCAGCCCTCGACACCCTCGCCGACGCTCTCGATCACGCCCGCGATCTCGCCGCCCGGCGCGAACGGGCGCGCGGGCTTGAACTGATATTTGTCCTCGATGATCAGGACGTCGGGGAAGTTGATCGAACAGGCCTTCACCGCGACCACCACTTGGCCCTTGCCGGCCACGGGATCGGGCAATTCCTCGAGCGTTAGAGTTTCAGGTCCGCCCGGCGCCTTCGACAGCAAAGCCTTCATGTCCGCTCCCAACCGTGATCCACGGGCGTTCAGCAGCGACACCCGACTCGAATTTCGAAATCGCGGTATCTCGGGCCAAGGTCAAGCCGATCTCGTCGAGACCCTGCATCAGGCAGTCGCGGCGGAACGGGTCCATCTCGAAGGCGAAGCGGTCCTGAAAGGGCGTGGTGACGGTCATCGTCTCGAGGTCGACGGTCACTTCGTCGGTCTTCGCGACTTCGACCAGCCGGTCGATCGCATCCTGCGGCAGCACCACGGCGACGATGCCGTTCTTGAACGCATTGCCAGAGAAGATGTCCGAATAGCTCGGTGCGATCACCACCTTGATACCCAGATCGGCCAGCGCCCAGGCGGCATGTTCGCGGCTCGACCCGCAGCCGAAATTGTCGCCGGCGATCAGGATCGGCGAACCGGCATAACGCGGATCGTCGAAGATATTGCCGGGCTCGGCGCGCACCGTCTCGAACGCGCCCTTGCCCAGTCCGGTGCGCGTGGTCGTCTTCAGCCAGTGCGCCGGAATGATGATGTCGGTGTCGATATTCTTCGCGCCCCAGGGATAGGCGTGGCCTTGGACGGTGCGGACGGGTTCCATCAGCGGGTGACCTCCGGATGCGGCACGGCGCGCGCCATCACGGCGCGTCCGCAGGGATTGGAAATGGGTGCAGGCCGGCGCGCGGACAGCACGCCTGCGGAAATCCGGCAGTGAACGCCCGTCGTCAGATCCGCGAAGCGAACTTCGCCGAACCGGCTTCGATCTTGCTCGGGCCGTCGGTCGCGCGAGCCGTGGCCGAATAGGCCGCCGCCGCGCCACACAGAATCGTCCCCGCAACCAGCAAAAACAGCGCACGCCTCATTGCGCATCCCCTTACTCACGGCTGCCGCGTCACCAGATCCCTGACGTCGGTCAGCCGCCCCGTTACTGCTGCTGCCGCGGCCATTGCCGGCGACACCAGATGCGTCCGGGCCCCCGGACCCTGCCTTCCTACAAAATTCCGATTCGAGGTGGAAGCACAACGTTGGCCACTAGGTACTTTATCGGGATTCATTGCGAGACACATCGAGCAGCCGGGCTCACGCCATTGGAATCCGGCCTCTTTGAAGATGCGATCGAGCCCCTCGGCTTCGGCCTGGCGCTTTACCAGCCCCGATCCGGGAACGATCAGCGCCTGGATGATTCCGTCCGCCACATGCCGCCCTTCGACCACCGCGGCGGCGGCGCGCAGATCCTCGATCCGGCTGTTGGTGCACGACCCGATGAAGACATGCTCGATCGGCACGTCCTGCATCGCCGTTCCCGGCGTCAGGCCCATATAGTCGAGCGACTTGCGCGCCGCGACGCGCTTGGAGGGATCGGCGAAGCTCTCGGGATCGGGCACGACGCCGGTGATCGGCACCACGTCCTCGGGGCTGGTGCCCCAGGTCAGCGACGGCGCGATATCGTTCGCGTGAAGCTGGACGCTGTGATCGTAGCGTGCGCCGGCATCGGTCGGCAGGGTGCGCCAATAGGCAACGGCGCGATCCCAATCCTCGCCCTTCGGCGCCATCGGGCGGCCCTTCAGATAGGCGTAGGTGGTTTCGTCCGGCGCGATCAGGCCGGCGCGCGCGCCGCCTTCGATCGACATGTTCGAGACGGTCAGCCGCCCTTCGATCGACATCGACCGGATCACGTCGCCGGTGAATTCGATGACATAGCCGGTGCCGCCCGCCGCGCCGATCTTGCCGATGATCGCCAGGATCACGTCCTTGGGACTGACTCCGAAGCCGAGCGACCCGTCGACGCGGATCTCCAGCGTCTTCGACTGGCGCAGCAGCAGCGTCTGCGTGGCGAAGACATGTTCGACTTCGCTGGTGCCGATGCCGAACGCCAGCGCACCCAGCGCGCCATGCGCCGAGGTATGGCTGTCGCCGCAGACCAAGGTGGTGCCCGGCAGGGTGAAGCCCTGTTCCGGTCCGATGACATGGACGATGCCCTGCTCGGCGGCAGTCGCGTCGATATAGCGGATGCCGAACTCGGCCGTGTTCCGGCGCAGCGCCGAAAGCTGGTTCGCGCTTTCCGGATCGGCGATCGGCAGTTCGTTGCCCGCTGCATCGACTCGCGCCGTGGTGGGCAGATTATGGTCGGGCACCGCCAGCGTCAGATCGGGCCGGCGCAGCTTGCGTCCGGCCGCGCGTAGCCCGTCGAACGCCTGCGGGCTCGTCACCTCGTGGATAAGGTGCCGGTCGATATAGACCAGACAGGTGCCATCAGCCTGACGCTCGACCACATGATCGGCCCAGATCTTCTCATACAGGGTGCGCGGACTCGCCATGCGCGCGGTCTAGTCGAATCGTGCGCGCCCGCAAGCGTCGCCGCAATTTTGCGTCGCCAAGCCCAGCTATCGCGCGGGCTGCGCCTCGGCCTGCTTCTTGAGATAGGCGTGGATCGCATCGATCTCCGGATCGGTCAGCACGGTGAAGCCGCCAAGCGCAGCCATCCGCATCAAGCCGAGATCGCGGTTGGTCATCCCCACGCCGGTGCGCAGCAGCTTGCGGAATGCCGCGGGTTCATAGGCAGCGGCGACCGTCGCCAGCGGCGGCACCATGCCCGATCCGTCGTCGGCAGGCCGCTCGCGATCGATCGCATGGCAGCCAAGGCACGAAGCCTGCACCACATATTGCCCCATGTCCGCCGGGCGCTTCTTCGGCGCGGCATGCTGGTCATGCGCGCTGCCCTGAAATGCACCGGCAAGCACCAGCGCCCGCCCCATCGGCCCGAACCGTGTCGGGAGCTGCTGGTCCTTCGGGCCGGGCTTCACCGTCCGGATCCACGCGATGATCCGGCCCATATCCTCGTCGGCGATATAGGCATGCGCCGCGCTGGGCATGACCCACAAGGTGGTGCCGTCGCGCCGGACGCCTTGCCGCACCGCGCGAACGATCTCGGCGTCGCTATAGGTGGCAGCGACCTTCGCGAAAGCGGGCGGCGCGACCCGCCCGATCATCGCGTCCTCGAACAGCACCAGCCCCTCGCCGTTCGGCCCGTGGCAATCGCGGCAACCCATTACCCGCGCGATCCGTCCGCCCTCGGCGATCGAAGCGGCATCCCTGGGCACCGCAATCTGCTCCAGCGGGGTCGCATGGCTGCGGCTCAACACCCATTGCGAGCCGCCATAGAGGATCGCGAGAGCGAGCAGGACGAGGCTTCCGAGCAGGATGCCGATCTTCTTGAGGATGCGCATCACAGGGCTCCCATCCGTTCCTTGGGCGAAACATAATCCGCATCGTGCGCAAAGGGCATCCCCCGCGCCTCGCGCAGCGCGTCGAGCACTTCGGCGAACCCGGATTCGCAGCGGAATCCCATCACCCGCTCGGCAAGGCTCGCGTCGTAAACCCGCCCGATCGAGCGCGGCAGTTGCCAGCCGCTGCGGGCATAAAGCGCGGCCGCGTCGGGGAAATATCGCGCGATCACGGCGGGGGCGTCGGCCTTGAGTTCGGCGCAGTCGTCGCGCGAAAAGGGCGTCGGCGCGGAAAGCACGAAGGTGCCGAAGCCGATATCCGGCGCCTTTTCCAGCGCCACCACATGCGCCCGCGCCGCATCCTCCACCGTCAGGCGGCGGTTGAGGAACTCGTTGGCCTTCATGTTCGCGCCGGTCAGCTCGCGATGCGTATCGTCTTCCTCGGGGAAGAAGCGCGCGGTGCGCAGCACCATGCACGCCATGCCATGCTCGAGATAGGCAAGGCGGCACAGATGCTCCGCGGCCAGCTTGGTCACGCCATAGATGTTGCGCGGCTCCAGCGGCCCGCTGGCTTCGTCGAGCCACACCGCCTGCGCCGCGCGCTCGTCGCGGATCGCCTGGGTGATCATCAGCGACGTGGTGGAGGTGAAGATGAAGCGGTCATGTCCCGCCCGCTCCGCGGCCTCCAGCAGGTTGAGCGTGCCGGTCACGTTGACGTCGATAAACGCCTGGCGGGGATAGCGCACGATGTCGGGCTTGTGCAGCGCGCCGCCGTGGATCACCGCTTCGATGCCCCGGTCGCCGAACAGGCGATGGACCAGCATCCGGTCGGCGACGCTGCCGACGATGTCGGTATCCGCGCCCGGCGCCACGTCCATCCCGGTCACGATATGCCCCGCCTCGCGCAGCATCGGCGCAAGGAAACGGCCAAGCCAGCCGGACGATCCTGTCAGTAGAATTCGCATTCGTGCAGGAGGCCCGGATCGCACACCTGAATCAACCCGTGCTGCGCCGAAAAATCGACGAAGGCGGCCGCGAAAGTTACATGCCAAAGCGATTCTAGGTAGAAAGACTCATCGTAGTTCGTCGCACTTGGCCAGCGCGTGATTTTCCGCGAATCGAGCGCCACGTACCGAGGATTAGGTTCCTGAGGACTTCGGGGCCGGGCTTCATCGCCCGGCCTTTTCCGTTTTCAGGCGATGGCAGGTGCCACCGGATCGCTCGCATCCGCCCAGTCGGTACGGCGCTTCAGCCACGGGTTCACGAACAGCAAAGGCAGTTTGAAGAACAGCAGTTCGGAGTGGATGAAAGTATCGATCCCCCGCTCCCACCATTTCGGGTCGCGCTTGCCATGCGCCTTCAGCCAGCCGTCATAGGGCGCCCAGTGGCTCGGTTCGTCGCGATGGACGATCTGGAAGATCTTCATCATCGCCTTGTCGTCGCGCACCAGCGGGTGCTTCAGCAGGATTTCGACCTGCTTGAACCCGCGCTGTTCGGTCAGCGAGATGACGCGGCACAATTTCTCGAACTGATCGTCCTCGGCGATGATCCGGTCGGTATCGAGATTGTCGATCGTCCGGCGGAACATGATCTCGACGAACCGGTCGATATGGCCGCAGGTGCGATCGACCTTGAGCGGCATCATGCCCTTCAGTTCGAACCAGCGCTTGAACATCACATAATGCCGGCGCTCGTCCTCGCGATGCTTTTCGATATCGGCGATCAACTGGGCGTCGTCCGGCGAACGCGCACGAACCGCCTCCAGCACGCGGTCGATGCTCGTATAGCCGCGATGCTCGTTATAGATGTAGATCGACGCCAGCAGATCGAGATAACGACGGCGAAAAGCATCAAACATTTGAAGAGGCTACGCCTCGCCGGGGGTAGCGTCAAACAACCAGATCAAGCCGATCGGAGGATCATCCGATCGTGCGGAAAGCGACAGGCATGGCGCTCCGGCCAAGGCCGACCGGACGATCCAGCCGGCCGCAAGCCGCCGCCGTCAGCTGTCGTAGCTGGCGGTCGTCTTCGCGGCCACTTCCTCGGCCGTCACGCCCGGCGCCAGCTCGATCAGCCGGAACGGCGAATTGTGGTCGGGACGCTGGAACACCGCCAGATCGGTGATGATCATGTCGACCACATTCTTGCCGGTCAGCGGCAGGGTGCAGGTCGGGATGAACTTGGGGTCGCCGGCCTTGGAGTTGTGCTCCATCACGACGATGATCTTCTTGACGCCCGCGACCAGATCCATCGCGCCGCCCATACCCTTGATCATCTTGCCCGGGATCATCCAGTTGGCGATGTCGCCGGTCTCGCTGATCTCCATCGCACCCAGCACGGTCAGGTCGATATGCCCGCCGCGGATCATCGCGAAGCTCTGCTCCGAACCGAAATAGGCCGATTGCGGCAGTTCGCTGATCGTCTGCTTGCCGGCGTTGATCAGATCGGGATCGACTTCGTCCTCATAGGGGAACGGGCCGATGCCGAGCATCCCGTTTTCCGACTGGAGCGTCACTTCGACGCCCGCCGGGATATGGTTCGCCACGAGCGTGGGGATGCCGATGCCGAGGTTCACGTAGAAGCCGTCCTGCAGCTCACGGGCAGCGCGGGCGGCCATTTCGTCACGGGTCCAGGGCATTAGTTGGTATCTCCGTTGGCATTGAGGTCGACGCTGACCGGCGGGGTCGTGCGTCCGTCGTTGAAGCCCTGCAGTATCTGGGCCGCCGCTTCCTCGTGGGTCAGGCCGTACGCGCGCGAATATGCCGTCGCGCCATGTTCGATCGCATCGGCCAGCAACAGGCCGAACTGCTTCGCGTCGGGCAGGCGGCGCGCATTGATGAAGACCGTGCTGTGGCCGCCATCGGTGACCCACAGCCGGGCGATCTCGAACGATTTATCGCCCAGCATCGAGGTATCGCGAAGCGCGATGTCGTTCTTCAGGCCGCTCATTGCGCAGTCTCCGGCGTGGCCGAGGGCGAAGGCTGCGGCGCCGGCGGGGCGTCCGCCGGGTCGGTCCAGCGCTTGTCGGCCGGGAAGATATCGTCGACGCCGCCGTGCAGCCCGGTGCCATAAACCGGGTTCGGCAACAGGAACCAGCCCGATCCCCACATCGCGGCGATCATCGTCTGGCTCGCCATGTTGCGGCGGATCGGCACCGGCACGCCGCCGGGATTGAACAGATCGGTGAAGTCGCCCAGCTGGTCGCCGACCTGCGCGATCACGCAATATTTGGCGGCGATTTCCCAGCGGCGGCTGTCCTTGCCGCTGCGGCCCGGACCTTCGCCGCGCAGCCACAGCGTTTCGCCCGGCTTCGCGCCGCCCAGCCCCGCCGCTTCGATCGCGGCGACGGTCTGCGCCGTATTGGCTTCGGAGCGGTTGGAATTGAACACGATGGTCACGCCCGCGCGGCGCATCCCGTCCAGCGTCTCGACCGCACCCGGCACCGGCGCGACCTTCTCGACGCCGGTCTGTTCCCAGCGCCGCCAGCGGGCATCGTCATAGCCGGTGCCGCGCATCGCATCGTCGGCCTCGAAGCCGAGATTGAGCAGTACGGTCTCGTCCACGTCGAACACCACCGCGAGCGGCTTCTTGCCGCACGCCACGAACTTCGGAACTTCGAGCGAGCCTTCGGGCGACAGGATCACGCCGCGGATATCGAGGCCCGCCTTGCGATCAGCGATCCGGTCCGACACGTAGCGCCACAGCGCCTGATAGGCCTGGATGCTGATCGCGGCGCCTTCGCCCGACCCGTAGAGATATTGCAT harbors:
- a CDS encoding BlaI/MecI/CopY family transcriptional regulator; translated protein: MTERISDAEHAVMEVLWDKSPLTAQEVAERVPAERGWSANTVKTLLGRLLAKDVIAHQEEGRRYLYRPLVERADYVAGESRKLMDRLFGGKLTPLVAHLAERDEITDQDIAEIEALLKDLKS
- a CDS encoding glycosyltransferase, giving the protein MSIESSAAFRAHRSLLICDLTQSYSSSAGGGISTYLREKRDYVLRSTPHRLLQIVPGPEDRVIERGRHIFAQVRAGQVPGSPDYRFILRTGKVRALLARFRPDVIESLCPWLLPWSAVHHRRYFPQTALVAGYRTDFPNAHVYRVGAELFGETPARLLRDLAYRYAARLYREFDWVYTLSDDARARLAALGIDRTSRLPLGVDAAVFTPEARDPGYRASLGLPETGPLLIYAGRIDNEKRADLLLAMFRRLPRELGASMVMVGDGKLRAKLIEESRGLPVVFPGFVQDRAGLARALASSDIYVSGMADETFGISVIEAQACGLPVVGVAGGAMPDRVPSGLGLLGPPGDAAAMAANVATLWRGDHNAMGARAREAATRDYCWQRTFSQLFDRIYPAAMRRAARRVRAGHYVAGQVLPAGT
- the grxD gene encoding Grx4 family monothiol glutaredoxin encodes the protein MSDDTQARIQELVDSNDVLLFMKGSPLFPQCGFSNRAISILNHLGVEFESVDVLQDQGVRQGIKAFSDWPTIPQLYVKGEFVGGSDIMMEMYESGELSQLFTDKGVVQSA
- a CDS encoding BolA family transcriptional regulator, whose product is MPMAAAEIEDLIRAGIPDARVEITDLAGDGDHYAARVVAPMFKGMPRVRQHQAVYAALGGRMGGVLHALQLTTEAPAEE
- a CDS encoding DUF1476 domain-containing protein; protein product: MTSFDDREKAFEAKYARDEDMAFRITARRNRLVGQWAAAQMGLTPEETDAYAKAVVQADFEEAGDEDVIRKLLGDLLAAGVETDDAAVRRALDEQTVEARRQLMEAK
- a CDS encoding NADPH:quinone oxidoreductase family protein, giving the protein MKALLSKAPGGPETLTLEELPDPVAGKGQVVVAVKACSINFPDVLIIEDKYQFKPARPFAPGGEIAGVIESVGEGVEGWAVGDRVVAVTGHGGLVGKIAIEAMRLFRLPEGRSFEEGAALLLTYATTIHALVDRGHLKEGHTLLILGAAGGVGLAAIELGKAFGARVVAAVSSQAKAEAAKAAGADVTIVYPRAPFDRDQSKALAEQFKAAVGPAGADVIYDPVGGDYAEPALRSIAWEGRYLVVGFPAGIPKLPLNLTLLKSCDVCGVFWGAFAARDPKANQAHVDHLFRLWSEGRIAPSVTEVFALADGGKAIAKMAARDAIGKLVVKVAD
- the leuD gene encoding 3-isopropylmalate dehydratase small subunit; its protein translation is MEPVRTVQGHAYPWGAKNIDTDIIIPAHWLKTTTRTGLGKGAFETVRAEPGNIFDDPRYAGSPILIAGDNFGCGSSREHAAWALADLGIKVVIAPSYSDIFSGNAFKNGIVAVVLPQDAIDRLVEVAKTDEVTVDLETMTVTTPFQDRFAFEMDPFRRDCLMQGLDEIGLTLARDTAISKFESGVAAERPWITVGSGHEGFAVEGAGRT
- the leuC gene encoding 3-isopropylmalate dehydratase large subunit, with translation MASPRTLYEKIWADHVVERQADGTCLVYIDRHLIHEVTSPQAFDGLRAAGRKLRRPDLTLAVPDHNLPTTARVDAAGNELPIADPESANQLSALRRNTAEFGIRYIDATAAEQGIVHVIGPEQGFTLPGTTLVCGDSHTSAHGALGALAFGIGTSEVEHVFATQTLLLRQSKTLEIRVDGSLGFGVSPKDVILAIIGKIGAAGGTGYVIEFTGDVIRSMSIEGRLTVSNMSIEGGARAGLIAPDETTYAYLKGRPMAPKGEDWDRAVAYWRTLPTDAGARYDHSVQLHANDIAPSLTWGTSPEDVVPITGVVPDPESFADPSKRVAARKSLDYMGLTPGTAMQDVPIEHVFIGSCTNSRIEDLRAAAAVVEGRHVADGIIQALIVPGSGLVKRQAEAEGLDRIFKEAGFQWREPGCSMCLAMNPDKVPSGQRCASTSNRNFVGRQGPGARTHLVSPAMAAAAAVTGRLTDVRDLVTRQP
- a CDS encoding c-type cytochrome, which codes for MRILKKIGILLGSLVLLALAILYGGSQWVLSRSHATPLEQIAVPRDAASIAEGGRIARVMGCRDCHGPNGEGLVLFEDAMIGRVAPPAFAKVAATYSDAEIVRAVRQGVRRDGTTLWVMPSAAHAYIADEDMGRIIAWIRTVKPGPKDQQLPTRFGPMGRALVLAGAFQGSAHDQHAAPKKRPADMGQYVVQASCLGCHAIDRERPADDGSGMVPPLATVAAAYEPAAFRKLLRTGVGMTNRDLGLMRMAALGGFTVLTDPEIDAIHAYLKKQAEAQPAR
- a CDS encoding NAD(P)-dependent oxidoreductase encodes the protein MRILLTGSSGWLGRFLAPMLREAGHIVTGMDVAPGADTDIVGSVADRMLVHRLFGDRGIEAVIHGGALHKPDIVRYPRQAFIDVNVTGTLNLLEAAERAGHDRFIFTSTTSLMITQAIRDERAAQAVWLDEASGPLEPRNIYGVTKLAAEHLCRLAYLEHGMACMVLRTARFFPEEDDTHRELTGANMKANEFLNRRLTVEDAARAHVVALEKAPDIGFGTFVLSAPTPFSRDDCAELKADAPAVIARYFPDAAALYARSGWQLPRSIGRVYDASLAERVMGFRCESGFAEVLDALREARGMPFAHDADYVSPKERMGAL
- a CDS encoding ferritin-like domain-containing protein, encoding MFDAFRRRYLDLLASIYIYNEHRGYTSIDRVLEAVRARSPDDAQLIADIEKHREDERRHYVMFKRWFELKGMMPLKVDRTCGHIDRFVEIMFRRTIDNLDTDRIIAEDDQFEKLCRVISLTEQRGFKQVEILLKHPLVRDDKAMMKIFQIVHRDEPSHWAPYDGWLKAHGKRDPKWWERGIDTFIHSELLFFKLPLLFVNPWLKRRTDWADASDPVAPAIA